Proteins encoded together in one Rhodothermia bacterium window:
- a CDS encoding TonB-dependent receptor has product MKFYILLPLLLFSFPISTFSQAEVEVVVFNAETKAPAPNVVVRLMNTAIGFTATKATQAQGKVQFLGLSTAGEYSVVSDKSVTFESANTAMFTLRNHEKRSILLYVLPTTQIAGEVDIRAASIAALNTRNAEVSSSLSMAEVQALPIEGRDVTRALYRLPNVVQSTGFYPEAPNVSINGANGLFTNYLVDGMDNNENFLGGQKFAIPIGAVQDVTVLTNNYSAEFGRTGNGIFNVTTKSGANTPTGEVFYMVRPGPTLDASSAYAQRDLSGNQVKDGFQRHQFGLSSGGALVKNQTFYHFNFERMIDLKDNLLNSPKLGVNETVKGRNDFSYLTARLDHKWKGKLRSALRFNWGDVRIDRQGGGLEGGTEFPSAGNTQLRQSVLAVLQNTYLGKNLVYESNVQFSRFLWDYANVEDLTKPRVNVLDPQEQFVAGLGSPGYIFKDLENTLQLQQKISLFRNNHTFKLGMDALTSHFDLFGGGNESGSYTVKLTQAQLDDLKAKNLGAKLDVNDLPSDAQVLNYSIELRPQSFGARQNQVGLYLEDQISVNSRLNLTAGLRWDYDSLTKGGSTGVGDLNNVAPRFNFNYLLNEKSVIRGGYGMFYDKIVYAIYSDALQQNSTAAGYLAQLKALMDKGILPKETDLDKITFAGNVTADGTALTTGYLKGATAAQLQAQRENLFAGERRILNPNGYQNPVTHQFSLGYQRQISRIYLFYLDLTRTQSYNLMRLRDLNTPSAYPINAQNVVVRTQAQADATRPIPIYADAQGVYALVNGQKIRDGIARTITMTETAGKAEYSAASFNLVKDRGQDPYGFRVSYTLSRLMNDTDDINFKAQDANDYASEWGPSVNDRTHVISAVGYWYPITNMTVTLAGLFQSGQPINRIPDATRYGTTDLNGDGRSFGASYVGNSDRQPGETRNSDRLPWANVLDLSLRYRVPFGQKSLEISAEIFNLLNAENLSGYANNATQSNQIQVGPATNTLVKKNAGPPRQFQFGLRFLM; this is encoded by the coding sequence ATGAAGTTTTACATATTATTACCACTATTACTTTTCAGCTTTCCCATAAGCACTTTTTCGCAAGCAGAAGTTGAAGTTGTGGTATTTAATGCAGAAACCAAGGCCCCTGCGCCGAATGTAGTTGTACGATTGATGAATACAGCGATTGGATTCACCGCTACCAAAGCCACCCAAGCCCAAGGCAAAGTACAGTTTTTAGGGCTTTCGACGGCTGGGGAATATTCAGTGGTTAGCGACAAAAGCGTCACCTTCGAATCCGCAAACACGGCAATGTTCACCTTGCGCAACCACGAAAAACGAAGCATTTTGCTTTACGTCCTGCCGACAACCCAAATAGCGGGCGAGGTGGATATACGCGCAGCCAGTATTGCCGCCCTGAACACCCGAAATGCGGAAGTGTCTTCCTCTTTAAGTATGGCAGAAGTGCAAGCGTTGCCAATCGAAGGTCGGGACGTGACACGGGCGTTGTACCGTCTGCCCAACGTGGTGCAATCCACTGGATTTTATCCAGAAGCCCCAAATGTGAGCATCAACGGGGCAAATGGCTTGTTTACAAATTACTTGGTGGATGGAATGGACAACAACGAAAACTTTCTGGGTGGACAAAAATTTGCCATTCCCATTGGTGCGGTACAAGATGTAACGGTACTGACCAACAATTACTCGGCGGAGTTTGGGCGAACGGGCAATGGTATTTTTAATGTCACTACAAAGTCTGGAGCCAATACACCGACGGGCGAAGTGTTTTATATGGTGCGTCCCGGCCCCACATTGGATGCTTCAAGTGCTTATGCCCAGCGAGACCTTTCGGGCAATCAAGTAAAAGATGGATTTCAGCGACATCAGTTTGGTTTGAGTTCAGGTGGTGCACTTGTTAAAAATCAAACCTTTTATCACTTTAATTTTGAGCGGATGATAGACCTTAAAGACAATTTGCTCAATTCGCCCAAGCTTGGCGTGAACGAAACAGTGAAAGGCCGCAATGATTTCTCCTACCTCACCGCACGACTCGACCACAAATGGAAGGGCAAACTACGTTCAGCCCTGCGGTTTAATTGGGGTGATGTTCGGATTGATCGGCAAGGTGGCGGCTTAGAAGGGGGCACGGAGTTTCCATCAGCAGGGAATACCCAATTGCGACAATCGGTTTTGGCAGTTTTACAAAACACATACTTAGGCAAAAATTTGGTATATGAAAGTAATGTGCAATTCAGCCGCTTTCTCTGGGACTATGCCAATGTGGAAGACCTAACGAAGCCGCGCGTCAATGTCTTAGACCCACAAGAACAGTTTGTTGCGGGCTTGGGAAGTCCGGGCTATATTTTTAAAGACCTCGAAAACACCCTACAACTTCAGCAAAAGATTAGCCTCTTCCGCAACAACCACACCTTCAAACTCGGTATGGATGCCCTGACATCACATTTTGATTTGTTTGGTGGCGGTAATGAGTCTGGTTCTTACACGGTGAAACTGACCCAAGCCCAATTGGATGACCTTAAAGCCAAAAATTTGGGTGCGAAGTTGGATGTAAATGACCTCCCAAGCGATGCCCAAGTGCTCAATTATAGCATTGAGCTAAGGCCACAATCTTTTGGCGCACGGCAAAACCAAGTCGGGCTATACCTCGAAGACCAAATCTCTGTCAATAGCCGCCTCAACCTCACAGCGGGTTTACGTTGGGATTATGACAGCTTAACAAAAGGTGGAAGTACTGGAGTTGGTGACTTAAATAATGTTGCACCTCGCTTTAATTTCAATTATTTATTGAATGAAAAAAGCGTCATTCGGGGTGGATATGGCATGTTTTATGACAAAATCGTCTATGCCATTTATTCTGATGCCTTACAGCAAAATTCTACCGCCGCCGGATACCTGGCGCAACTCAAAGCCTTGATGGACAAAGGCATTTTGCCCAAAGAGACCGATTTAGACAAAATCACTTTTGCAGGTAATGTCACCGCAGACGGGACAGCACTCACTACTGGTTACCTGAAAGGGGCAACGGCAGCGCAACTCCAAGCCCAACGTGAAAACCTTTTTGCAGGTGAGCGCCGGATATTAAATCCAAACGGCTATCAAAACCCTGTGACACACCAGTTTTCTTTGGGTTATCAACGCCAAATTTCACGCATATACTTGTTTTATCTGGATTTAACAAGAACGCAATCTTATAACTTAATGCGGCTTCGGGACTTAAATACGCCGTCGGCTTATCCGATTAATGCCCAAAATGTGGTGGTGCGTACCCAAGCCCAAGCCGATGCCACACGCCCTATCCCCATTTATGCCGATGCCCAAGGGGTATATGCCTTGGTGAATGGGCAAAAAATCCGTGATGGTATTGCACGCACCATTACCATGACCGAAACTGCTGGAAAAGCCGAATACTCGGCAGCTTCGTTCAACTTGGTCAAAGATCGTGGCCAAGACCCATATGGCTTCCGCGTTTCTTATACCCTTTCTCGGCTCATGAACGACACCGACGACATCAACTTCAAAGCCCAAGATGCCAATGATTACGCCTCAGAGTGGGGGCCTTCTGTAAATGACCGTACCCATGTCATCAGCGCCGTTGGATATTGGTATCCCATCACAAACATGACTGTTACACTGGCGGGCCTGTTCCAAAGTGGACAACCGATTAATCGCATTCCGGATGCCACACGTTACGGCACAACCGACCTGAATGGAGATGGGCGCTCTTTTGGCGCAAGTTATGTCGGAAACTCTGACCGCCAGCCGGGCGAAACGCGCAATTCCGATCGTTTGCCTTGGGCGAATGTCTTAGACTTGAGTTTGAGGTATCGCGTTCCTTTTGGCCAAAAGAGTCTGGAAATCAGTGCTGAAATTTTTAATCTTTTAAATGCCGAGAATCTAAGTGGTTACGCCAACAATGCCACCCAAAGCAACCAAATCCAAGTGGGGCCTGCCACCAATACCTTGGTGAAAAAGAACGCTGGGCCACCCCGCCAATTCCAGTTTGGTTTGCGTTTTCTAATGTAA
- a CDS encoding arginase has protein sequence MSHKTLKIIKNRSDIGAGTRGSDLGIDALEIAAINREDDFFNRHLFVDVATHNESVYHKVRNSFAKRIGHVYEQCTRVAETVRQVVSEGYFPLVLSGDHSSALGTISGLKAANPERTLGVIWIDAHADLHSPYTSPSGNIHGMPLAAALAEDNRSCQINNLRDDTDSYWEAMKRIGVPTAKIKPEHLVFFGVRDTEIPENKLMDHQGIRNFTVPEVRFNGIETCLEKVAALLKDCDDLYISFDVDSLDCDLISHGTGTPVPKGFDPLEVQNLIKGLMNTGKVICLEIAEINPLLDNRGNRMAETAYGVLSDVMLHYEQKQPKKQTSFSTF, from the coding sequence ATGTCACACAAAACCCTTAAAATTATCAAGAACAGGTCGGATATTGGCGCGGGTACACGCGGCTCAGATCTGGGAATTGATGCCCTTGAAATTGCAGCCATAAACCGAGAAGACGATTTTTTCAACCGCCATTTATTTGTTGATGTCGCCACGCACAACGAATCGGTTTATCACAAAGTTCGGAACTCCTTCGCCAAGCGGATTGGCCATGTTTACGAACAATGCACCCGTGTGGCCGAGACCGTCCGCCAAGTTGTTTCGGAAGGATATTTCCCCTTGGTGCTCTCCGGTGATCATTCCTCCGCGCTGGGAACCATTAGCGGACTAAAAGCCGCCAACCCCGAACGAACCTTGGGCGTTATCTGGATTGATGCCCATGCAGACCTCCATTCGCCTTACACCTCGCCCTCCGGAAATATACACGGAATGCCCCTTGCGGCGGCCTTAGCCGAGGACAACCGATCTTGCCAAATCAATAACCTACGTGACGATACCGACTCTTATTGGGAAGCAATGAAGCGAATCGGAGTCCCGACAGCAAAAATAAAACCTGAACACCTTGTTTTCTTTGGGGTTAGAGATACCGAAATTCCAGAAAACAAACTTATGGATCACCAAGGTATTCGTAATTTTACCGTGCCAGAAGTCCGTTTTAACGGGATAGAGACTTGTCTTGAAAAAGTAGCGGCACTTCTGAAAGACTGCGACGACCTCTATATTTCATTCGATGTAGATAGCTTGGATTGCGACTTAATTTCTCATGGTACGGGAACACCCGTCCCTAAAGGATTTGATCCCTTAGAAGTACAAAACCTTATTAAGGGCTTGATGAACACGGGCAAGGTCATCTGTTTGGAAATTGCCGAAATTAATCCACTTTTGGATAACCGTGGAAATCGTATGGCAGAAACTGCTTACGGGGTATTATCGGATGTGATGTTGCATTACGAGCAAAAACAACCCAAAAAACAGACGTCATTTTCAACATTTTAA
- a CDS encoding TonB-dependent receptor: protein MLLSLLFLCLTPYAMAQNLVVTGKVTSADDGTPLPGVTVTAKGTNNGVITSTTGDYRITLSRTGTLVFSFVGYLTQEVPVNGRSEISIALVTDTKSLGEVVVTGFGSQIKRELTGNIAKVKSADIQDIPVMGVDQAIQGKAAGVQVNAGSGKLGQAVRISVRGPSSVTASNQPLFVVDGVPITNADLSLSGGDTNPLVDLNSQDIASIEVLKDASAGAIYGSRAANGVILITTKQGRASGKTNVQFGYSAGNSKPTRVVKFLNTQQYIDFYRMAAGNSDVIEKIDPSANDSYTTYMEDFYDSQSLGTLGTSNQADTDWGGLAFQDAPQQQYDLSISGGNDKTAFYVSGQWLDQKGIILGNAMNRISGRINLEHKASDRFRLGANMGLSRSINNRLSGDRQFDNPMQMVALPPMTPEKDPETGLPVGTPPGDASIPLYYNPMINLGNSYYDTSVNRNISTVYGLLQLAPGLSFRSEVGVDMLNQFEEQYYNSKTARNFGATKGISRNRAVRVENLNTNNYFSFWKVSGKHALDATLGTSFQSSQTKTGYTEGQDFPSDAYRYIASAAKKTDGSSSQTDFRFVSYFARANYKLADKYLLGLSARVDGSSRFGRDSRYGFFPAASAGWVISDESFLKGNSLISFLKLRASYGITGNAEIGNFPQMGLFTGDAGYNGEPGQRPSQLANPDLSWETTNQVDFGLDFGFFRNRINGEIDYYAKKTTGLLLNVNVPATTGFTIQTQNIGKLTNNGWEFVLNTNNIEGKFQWATSLNLAFNKNKITDLQEQIIEGGLNSMSRAVEGQPLGVFYTVEYAGVDPKNGDALWYLNTKNADGTIDRNTTNSYNKAQRVVIGSALPSWIGGITNTFRYNNIELSVFFNGQYGNKINFYGAGRFSSANGRFEDNQTVDQLDAWTPTNTDTQIPQARLFYNNGAQPSSRFIQDGSYLRLRTATLSYNLPAQMLKKARVSSARLYVSGYNLWTLTNYTGWDPEVNADDIVTNIAQGYDFYSPPQPKTVMVGINLGF, encoded by the coding sequence ATGTTGCTTAGCCTGTTATTCCTATGCCTGACACCATATGCTATGGCGCAGAACTTGGTCGTAACAGGAAAAGTAACTTCGGCTGATGACGGTACGCCCCTCCCCGGTGTAACGGTAACAGCCAAGGGCACCAACAATGGTGTAATAACAAGTACGACCGGAGATTATCGTATCACCCTATCTCGTACCGGAACCTTGGTCTTTAGCTTCGTAGGCTATCTTACCCAAGAAGTTCCTGTAAACGGACGCTCTGAAATCAGTATAGCTTTAGTAACCGATACCAAAAGTTTAGGCGAAGTGGTGGTCACTGGTTTTGGTTCGCAGATCAAACGTGAATTAACAGGAAACATCGCCAAAGTAAAATCCGCGGATATTCAAGACATTCCAGTTATGGGCGTTGACCAAGCCATCCAAGGCAAGGCAGCCGGCGTTCAGGTCAATGCTGGTAGTGGTAAACTTGGACAAGCGGTTCGGATCAGTGTTCGCGGCCCATCCTCGGTTACCGCTTCGAACCAGCCCCTTTTTGTGGTAGATGGCGTACCCATCACCAATGCCGATCTCTCCTTGAGCGGTGGTGATACCAACCCGTTGGTGGACCTCAACTCCCAAGACATTGCTTCTATCGAGGTGTTAAAGGACGCTTCTGCCGGAGCAATCTATGGCTCTCGTGCGGCCAATGGGGTGATTCTGATTACCACAAAACAAGGTCGGGCCAGTGGAAAGACCAATGTTCAATTTGGATATTCCGCAGGAAACAGCAAGCCAACTCGTGTTGTAAAATTCTTAAACACACAGCAATACATAGATTTTTATCGCATGGCAGCTGGAAATTCGGACGTAATTGAAAAAATTGACCCCTCTGCAAACGATTCATACACCACCTATATGGAGGATTTTTACGATTCCCAAAGTTTAGGTACATTAGGAACCAGTAATCAGGCAGATACAGATTGGGGCGGCTTGGCTTTTCAGGATGCACCACAACAACAATATGACCTAAGCATTAGTGGTGGTAACGATAAAACGGCTTTTTACGTCTCAGGACAATGGTTAGACCAAAAGGGAATCATCTTGGGAAATGCCATGAACCGCATTTCGGGACGAATAAACCTCGAACACAAGGCTTCAGATCGCTTCCGTCTTGGTGCAAACATGGGACTTTCTCGGAGCATAAACAACCGTCTTTCTGGCGACCGCCAATTTGACAACCCGATGCAGATGGTTGCTTTGCCGCCCATGACGCCAGAAAAAGACCCCGAAACCGGACTTCCTGTCGGGACACCACCGGGGGATGCCAGTATTCCCTTGTATTATAACCCGATGATTAACCTTGGAAACTCCTATTATGATACTTCGGTAAACCGGAATATCAGCACGGTATATGGCCTCTTGCAGCTCGCTCCCGGCCTCTCCTTCCGCTCCGAAGTGGGTGTGGATATGCTAAACCAGTTCGAGGAGCAATATTATAACAGCAAGACGGCACGCAATTTTGGTGCAACCAAAGGGATTTCAAGAAACCGCGCGGTTCGCGTAGAAAACTTGAATACCAACAACTATTTCAGTTTCTGGAAAGTAAGTGGCAAGCACGCTTTAGATGCCACCCTCGGAACCTCCTTCCAATCTTCGCAAACCAAAACGGGTTATACCGAGGGCCAAGACTTCCCTTCTGATGCGTATCGCTACATTGCAAGTGCCGCCAAAAAGACGGACGGCAGTTCTTCACAAACCGATTTCCGTTTTGTTTCTTATTTCGCCCGCGCAAATTACAAACTTGCGGACAAATACCTTTTGGGTTTAAGTGCAAGGGTTGATGGTTCATCACGATTTGGTCGCGACAGTCGTTACGGCTTCTTTCCTGCGGCCTCAGCTGGCTGGGTCATCTCGGACGAGTCTTTCCTGAAGGGTAATTCCCTCATCAGCTTCCTCAAGTTGCGTGCGAGCTATGGCATTACGGGTAATGCAGAAATCGGAAACTTCCCACAAATGGGTCTCTTTACCGGCGATGCGGGCTATAACGGAGAACCCGGCCAGCGGCCTTCGCAGTTGGCAAACCCAGACCTGAGTTGGGAAACCACGAACCAAGTAGATTTTGGTTTAGATTTTGGCTTCTTCAGAAATCGCATTAATGGCGAGATTGACTATTACGCCAAAAAAACCACGGGGCTTTTGCTGAATGTGAATGTTCCCGCCACCACTGGTTTTACGATTCAAACACAAAACATTGGCAAACTCACCAACAATGGCTGGGAATTTGTGCTAAACACCAACAATATCGAAGGCAAATTCCAATGGGCAACCAGTCTAAATTTGGCCTTTAACAAAAACAAGATTACGGACTTACAAGAACAAATTATTGAAGGCGGCCTAAATTCTATGAGTCGTGCCGTAGAAGGCCAGCCCCTTGGTGTTTTCTATACCGTTGAATATGCAGGGGTTGACCCTAAAAACGGGGACGCACTTTGGTATCTGAACACCAAAAATGCAGACGGAACCATAGACCGCAACACAACCAATTCGTATAACAAAGCACAGCGTGTGGTTATTGGAAGTGCGCTTCCAAGTTGGATTGGCGGGATCACCAACACCTTCCGCTATAACAACATCGAGCTTTCCGTATTCTTTAATGGTCAGTATGGCAACAAGATCAACTTCTATGGCGCGGGGCGCTTCTCCTCGGCAAATGGCCGCTTTGAAGACAACCAAACGGTAGATCAATTGGATGCTTGGACGCCAACCAATACGGATACCCAAATTCCACAAGCCCGACTTTTCTACAACAACGGTGCGCAACCTTCCAGTCGTTTCATCCAAGATGGCTCATATTTGCGCTTACGCACGGCGACGCTTTCCTACAACCTTCCGGCACAAATGCTAAAAAAAGCCCGCGTAAGCTCGGCAAGATTGTATGTGAGTGGGTACAACCTCTGGACGCTTACCAATTACACGGGCTGGGATCCAGAAGTCAATGCAGACGATATTGTAACGAACATCGCACAAGGATACGATTTTTATTCCCCGCCACAACCAAAAACCGTTATGGTGGGCATAAACCTCGGCTTCTAA
- a CDS encoding RagB/SusD family nutrient uptake outer membrane protein: MKTFKNWLMAGVLALGLSACDQMLDVKPVLSIDDKTALLTSADVQVTLTGAYDGLSSGVFYGGAVQYTGELLGDDREVVFGGTYTTLDELYRKTITTTNVDVRDIWQQGYATINRANHVIAALDKVNAADKASFEGQARFIRGVVYFELARLFGKAWGDGDNNTNLAVPIVLTPTLSVAEADFRSRATVAAVYAQVIEDLTKAATLLPESFDTPVNKLTAQAMLSRVYLMQSNYAAARDAANSVIENGAYALLPNFEAVFADATASAEIIFSIAVSEQDGVNNMNTFYASTDNQGRGDIRVQTKHLDLYEANDERGKFFETVSNRVFTLKFADQYGDVPIIRLAELYLTRAEANQRLGTTTGATPKDDVNRIRTRAGLTNLATVTLNQILKERKLELAFEGHQIHDIKRLKGSVGTTAFSANNLVLPIPQREIDTNKNLVQNPGYN, encoded by the coding sequence ATGAAAACTTTTAAAAACTGGTTGATGGCAGGCGTTCTTGCACTTGGACTTTCTGCCTGCGACCAAATGTTGGATGTTAAACCGGTATTGAGCATTGATGATAAAACGGCTTTGCTGACATCTGCGGACGTACAGGTAACTTTGACCGGAGCCTATGACGGCCTAAGCAGTGGGGTATTTTATGGCGGAGCCGTACAGTACACCGGAGAACTGCTTGGAGACGACCGAGAAGTGGTCTTTGGAGGGACTTATACCACCCTCGACGAACTCTACCGGAAAACCATTACCACAACCAATGTAGATGTACGCGACATCTGGCAACAAGGTTATGCAACCATCAACCGCGCAAACCACGTAATTGCAGCACTTGATAAAGTCAATGCGGCAGACAAAGCTTCTTTCGAAGGGCAAGCTCGGTTTATTCGCGGTGTGGTGTATTTTGAATTAGCTCGTTTATTTGGTAAGGCATGGGGCGATGGCGACAACAACACCAACCTCGCGGTTCCAATTGTCCTTACACCCACGCTTTCCGTAGCCGAAGCCGACTTCAGATCGCGCGCAACCGTTGCAGCAGTCTATGCCCAAGTAATCGAAGACCTGACCAAGGCCGCGACGCTCTTGCCCGAATCCTTCGATACTCCCGTTAATAAACTCACGGCACAAGCCATGCTCTCTCGTGTGTATCTGATGCAAAGCAATTATGCTGCGGCTCGTGATGCTGCAAATTCCGTAATCGAAAATGGCGCGTATGCCTTGTTGCCTAATTTTGAAGCAGTATTCGCCGATGCTACAGCATCTGCGGAAATCATCTTTAGCATTGCAGTTTCCGAGCAAGACGGCGTGAACAACATGAATACGTTCTATGCCTCCACCGACAATCAAGGCCGAGGAGATATCCGTGTTCAAACCAAGCACCTTGATCTTTATGAGGCAAACGACGAGCGTGGTAAATTTTTTGAAACCGTGAGCAATCGCGTCTTTACCCTTAAATTTGCCGACCAATATGGCGACGTGCCCATTATCCGTTTGGCCGAATTGTACCTAACCCGTGCAGAAGCCAACCAACGCTTAGGGACCACAACCGGAGCCACGCCAAAAGACGATGTAAACCGTATTCGTACCCGCGCTGGTCTCACCAATTTGGCTACAGTCACGTTAAACCAAATCCTGAAAGAACGTAAATTAGAATTGGCTTTTGAAGGCCATCAAATTCATGACATTAAGCGCCTCAAGGGATCCGTTGGTACAACCGCATTTAGTGCCAACAACTTGGTTCTCCCTATTCCCCAAAGAGAAATAGACACCAACAAAAACTTGGTTCAGAATCCGGGATATAATTAA
- a CDS encoding dihydrodipicolinate synthase family protein: MNFTPWKGVFSAVTTKFKPDFSLDIARMEQHFSEQMAAGIHGIIVNGSLGENASLSTEEKLETLRIALRVAEGKIPVLSGVAETTTKGVLAFIAAATQIGANGFMVLPPMRYPAEAQETLHHFRTVGVAAEVPIMVYNNPVAYKVDVTPSMFSELADVPQLVALKESSDNVRRVSDIANACGNRYQIFTGVDNIALESLLMGAVGWVAGLVCAFPKETVAIYEHAMAGRVQEAVAIYRWFRPLLDLDVTPRFVHYIKYTEALVSGYENDALIREPRLPMPEVERKQVEVIIRKALENRPAC, from the coding sequence ATGAACTTCACCCCTTGGAAAGGCGTTTTTTCCGCCGTCACCACAAAATTTAAACCAGACTTCTCCTTGGATATTGCCCGCATGGAGCAACATTTTAGCGAGCAAATGGCAGCCGGAATACATGGCATCATTGTAAATGGCTCTTTGGGCGAGAATGCAAGTCTCAGCACCGAAGAAAAACTCGAAACGCTCCGAATTGCGCTTCGTGTAGCTGAAGGTAAAATTCCGGTGCTTTCTGGCGTGGCCGAAACCACCACGAAGGGCGTTTTGGCCTTTATAGCCGCCGCAACACAAATAGGAGCAAATGGCTTTATGGTACTCCCGCCCATGCGATACCCCGCAGAAGCCCAAGAAACCCTGCACCATTTTAGAACCGTTGGCGTAGCCGCCGAAGTCCCGATCATGGTTTATAACAATCCAGTGGCGTACAAAGTGGACGTTACGCCCAGTATGTTCAGTGAATTAGCCGATGTACCACAATTGGTGGCTTTGAAGGAGTCCTCCGATAACGTCCGCCGTGTCTCTGACATTGCCAATGCGTGTGGCAATCGCTACCAAATTTTTACGGGCGTGGATAATATTGCTTTAGAAAGTCTGCTGATGGGTGCTGTTGGCTGGGTCGCCGGATTGGTTTGCGCCTTTCCAAAAGAAACAGTGGCCATCTATGAACACGCTATGGCTGGACGAGTGCAAGAAGCGGTGGCCATTTATCGCTGGTTTCGTCCGTTGTTAGACCTCGACGTGACACCCCGTTTTGTGCATTACATCAAATACACCGAGGCCCTTGTTTCCGGATATGAAAATGATGCCCTTATCCGTGAGCCACGCTTGCCTATGCCAGAGGTGGAACGTAAACAAGTAGAAGTCATCATCCGCAAGGCTTTGGAAAATCGTCCAGCGTGTTAA
- a CDS encoding response regulator transcription factor has protein sequence MKMHLILCEDEPKIARFILQGLKEEGHDVTWHTHGESVVHEIAKKQYDILILDLRLPDIDGLTVCREVRKIRPLQPILMLTALDAIEDRVAGLRAGADDYLPKPFAFDELIARLEALYRRSRQQGDAILQAGNFMIDPYSHTCTYKKEPVSLSPREFDLMLYFVTHADQNIPRETLYREVWQMPFEPNTNVVEVYVRYLRKALQTVNCRDAIVSVRGVGYRLNTV, from the coding sequence ATGAAAATGCACCTTATTTTGTGTGAAGACGAGCCTAAAATCGCAAGATTCATCCTACAAGGACTGAAAGAAGAAGGGCACGACGTTACGTGGCATACACACGGGGAATCAGTAGTACACGAAATAGCCAAAAAACAGTACGATATATTAATATTAGACCTTAGACTTCCCGACATTGACGGCCTGACCGTCTGCCGAGAAGTCCGAAAAATCCGCCCACTTCAACCGATTTTAATGCTGACAGCTTTAGATGCCATCGAAGATCGAGTGGCTGGATTACGCGCAGGTGCGGATGACTATCTGCCCAAACCTTTTGCTTTTGATGAATTAATTGCCCGCCTCGAAGCTCTTTATCGGCGCTCTCGCCAACAAGGAGATGCCATTTTGCAGGCTGGAAATTTTATGATAGACCCCTACTCACATACTTGTACCTACAAGAAAGAGCCGGTTTCGCTGAGTCCGCGTGAGTTTGATTTGATGCTTTATTTTGTCACCCATGCCGACCAAAACATTCCACGCGAAACCTTGTATAGGGAGGTTTGGCAAATGCCTTTTGAACCCAATACCAATGTGGTAGAAGTATATGTTCGCTACCTTCGCAAAGCCTTGCAAACGGTGAACTGCCGTGATGCGATCGTATCGGTTCGTGGTGTTGGGTATCGCCTAAACACAGTATAA